In the Haemorhous mexicanus isolate bHaeMex1 chromosome 16, bHaeMex1.pri, whole genome shotgun sequence genome, CCACATCCTGCTCTTTCTGGCCTCCAATCCCACCTTTTTGGTCCCTCCTCTGTGTCCCATTCAGGGTCCCCAAATGCCCTCCCACTGACCATTTCCAAAGCCTTTCCTTCCATGTCCCCCTCAGTCCTTTGCCGTTCTTCCTGACAACTGCAGCAGGGTCCCCCTGTACAATTCCCTGGCTCCCTTCCCACCCTcgcccccaccccaccccccccaaatcctctcccagtgctgtcGCTTTTGTCCCTACTCGTCCTCATTCTTCTGTCTCCCTCCTGTGCACTCCCAGGTTCCTACAGAGCTGTGGGCAagtcccaggcagggacagcactgcAGTTTGATTCTTGTTGGGGATGGTTCCCTGAAACACCCATGTGAAGCAGAGCAGGACCCAGCTGCTCTATGATTGCATGGAGGCTGTAAGGGTGACAGGAtgagggacagggcaggcaTATTTCCCTCTGGACTCAGCTCTGGGGCTGAAGACTGGACTGGCTTTCAGCCTGTAGGGAAATAGGAATAATGCAGTATTCCCATGTGGGAAGTGCCAGATCTGAGCCATTCCCCAACCCTCAGCCTTGTCTGCAGGTGATCAGCATTGCCTAGTGCTCCCCAAGGTCTGCAGTGACTGAGATGCCAATCACCCACCTGATCACATGTCCCTTGTTCCCCTTGCTCATCCACATGTTGGGTTTGGGGccgggctcagctctggggtgtCCCCCAGGAAAAGCTCTGGGAGAGCGAGGGGCAGCAGAAGATGGGGGAATCTGGGTCTGGCCGTGGGAAGTCTCGGAGGATGGATTGCATTAGACTGGAGGTTGTCCCCACAGGGTCTCCGGATGCCTTTGGATCGCTGCCCTCCACCTAAGATGCCTGGACCCCCCCGTGGGCCGCTGCCAAATCAAGGAAGCTGGAGTGAGAGCGGGGCTGGACCTGTGCCACAGGTGGGATGGACTCTGCACCAGCGCAGGGTTTGTGGCCAcggctgggggctgtgccaagccgggctctgtcctgggggctggcagagagggTGCAGGGAGGAGTCCCAGCAGGGATAAAGgtgctcctcacctgctgcagcctcaggcagCGCTGCCCAGAGCGACAGGAAGAtgaaggtggctgtgctcagcgtggccctgctcttctccatcctgctgtgccccctggCCCAAGCCAAGGTGAGGTACCAGCCAAAGGCTGTCCCCACATCCTGCCCTTTCTGGCCTCCAATCCCACCCTTTTGGTCCCTCCTCTGTGTCCCATTCAGGGTCCCCAAATGCCCTCCCACCGACCATTACCAAGTACTTTCCTTCCGTATCTCCCTTCAAGCCTTTGCCTTTCTTCCTGGCCGCTGTAGCAGGGCCCTCCTGTAGAATTCCCTGACTCACTCCTCATACTCCAATGATCTCCCAGTCCTGTTGGTTTTGTTCCCACCCATCCTTGTTCTTCTGTCCCCTGGAAACCCCTCCCTTGAACTCCCGTGTCTCTACACCTcaatttctttctcctcccatgtaccccaaaccctgctccttccacacccccagccccattccctgggccCTCAATTGACCCCAGATCAGTGACTTTGGGTCTCCCCCCAGCTCAAACAGATCTCCTTGGAGGCCGTGAATTCCCATCCCTCTGCCggtgccctgctccctggagctgtgtccccccacagccccacaagGTCCAGTCCAGACCCAGCCTTTGTTCTCCTTTCCAGGCACTCCTGGAAGGAACCCAAGATGACCTCCGAGAGGTGAGTGGGCTGCTGTCTTTGGAGGGCATGCCCTCAGGGAACTGGGGGGCAGTGgtgtccccccatcccttgCTGGCACCGGGGACATCCCAGTGACCAGCAAGGTCTCCTggtctctctgcagctggatttAGACAATGTTGTGGTCCTGGAGACGCCTGCCGGTGTCAGACCCTCCCCTTTCAtggccaccacagcccaggccatcccagtctgtcccagcacagcccagtgcacCCCTCCTGATAGCCCAGACAATGCCTTTCCCCAGGGCTCCTCACCAGGGAAGCCTTTCCCCAGGGCCCCTGCTGCATTCCCATCCCGGTCACCCCAGGAGCCCCTGGATGAGCCAggatgcagcccctgccccagctgtgcctcttgGCCAGGAGCCCAGTGCttctgggcaggagcacagcagtcCTGCaccccattgctcccacagTCCCTTCCCTTAGCCccccccctgctctgccctgcctcccagtccagcccagtgcccccagtgtgtcTCTAACTCTGcctttgtccccagccccctgtgGCTAAAGTGCTGCGTGCTCTTCTGCAGCAGAAGCGCCTGGCTGCCTCTCTGGATGCCTAggtgagctgtgcctgcagggacaggggtggggacaaAGCCCATCTATGGCCCAGTGAGCTCCAGAGGTCACGTTCTGGGGTTTGTCTTTTAAGGTTGGAAGGACCAGtgtcctttttcctctccagtggCATGAGGAGATGATCATCCCTGGAAGAACCCTCTGATCCCTTTGAGCCCTGGGCAATTTCCCCTAAATAATCAGTATTCAATAATCAATAAACTCTTTGAGCAAAGCTTTGCTCTGTGTCCatgtgtgtgtccatgtgtgtgtCCCTGGATCTGGACTTCCTCCTTTCCAGTGCTCTGGGGAAGTCAGGCCAggtctgggctctgctgccttgaCACAGTCTGTGCTTTCCCCCAGACAAATGGTGTGTTGGGAGTTGTGCAGAGTCCAGGGGGAGTGGGTTGAGTAGGGGGTGGGTGTCCCGGTGGTGAGAAAGGCTGTGGTTCACTCTGAGTGTGGTCAGAATGGCCtgggtttaaaagaaaaaatataaattcaaaaCAAGCTTTCTTGTAAAACTTTTTCTCCCTGTGAGAAACGACTGTTCACATCTcaacatttttaaaggtttattaaaaccttaacaaaaattacaacaaaaggactaaatgaggaaaaaattacGGTGCTGGGAGCCTCCCTCACTTCGTGGCCGGTAACACATGGCCGGCCCATCCACAACATGGCTGCTCTCATTTTATATCCTTGGTGTTGCAGCAGGTAGCCAAAGCTCCTCCCAAAGGCTGTTAACTCTTCGTCGCTGTTCCTTGGTGTAGACTGCTTTCTTGtaacttgattggaggtcaggtgttgctgAGCCGTGCCTCTTAATAACAAGCCTGCCCCTCCCCAAATGCCCAGACTACCAAGACCCACCAATGCTGGGTGGGGGGAACACATTGCAGTAATATAACTCTACATCtgtaaaacttctcttaacatcCCTATAATGTTCACCCTTTAATTGTGAATGCTAACCATCTAATTACTCATCTATAacactgtggcattcacattctctgaaaatatcccttcacccaggatttttctcctgggaagctgataagcctcagagaaaaaggaaaacaattcttgtctcatttgcttctcccgTGTTGTGTTCATATGcagaatgtgtttggagattgtttacccacagatGATTGTttgattggattctggtgttagttattttgactcattggccaattaaggccaagctgtgtcaagactctggaaagagtcacaagctttcattattatcttttgaACAatcagtaagtatcctttctgtattctttagtatagtatagtattctttaatataatatagtattgtaaagtaataaattagccttctgagaacatggagtcaaatgcatcattcctgccttcgttGGGCATCTctgcaaataaaatacaacaCAACAGCCCCAAAATTCTTGATTTACTCAAAAGAATTTAACtgctaaaaaaaattttcaaatgtCAAAAGCATGTTGAAATTATTTATGTGTTTTGCAATTTCCTCCCCTGGCGGGATGGGGCTGCTGGGTCAACCTGTCTGCGGGgcactgtggggctgtggggtttcCTGGGTGAGGGGCCCTACACAGTCACCTGTAATACCTGGCCAGGGTGGGGTAGAGCCACCGCAGTGTCCTGGAAAAGGGTGAGTGGTTCTACCTGGCTCTGGGGTTGTTCTTGGCCGCTGGGTCCATCGGCTCCAGATGAacttgggtgaattttggggtagGCCAGGTAGGTCAGTTTTCCCTGGCCATCCTGAGAGCTCACCAGGGCTCAGTCGTGTTCGCTGACTCCAGTTCCAATACTGAAGGAATTACTGGTGCCAGCACCACCCCAGGAAAGCCTCACAGCAGAACTGGCACAGGGCATtgccctggcagaggggcagggaaaataTCTTGACCGTGAGCAGCAGGATGGCGAGAAAGCCCCTGGTGCATGAGTTCCTCACCCCACCAGGTTTAAGGCAGATTTGGGTTGCattgctgctgtcctggcaTAGAAATTCtgagcagagggcacagaggtGTCTTCTCCATGGGGctcacaggtgacactgagatGCTGTgggggagctgagccctgcctgaGGGCAGactcagcccagcaggagccccGGGCTGACACCACACTGGAGtccacagctggctcaggggcGATGCGGTGCCATGAGTGGGGAacagcttcccctgaaatgggaGAGCTGAACCTTGGAGCCACCTGCTCTACAGCTGGAATGGTGTCAGCGTCAGGGAGCAGACtaaagaggagagggaggcCTTCGGTGTGAGATTCTGAGGAAGGTTTATTTGTCAAAGGGAACAGGAACCAAAGAGCCCCGAGCACCAGCGTGCTCACGATTTTATACAGCACTAGAACTGCGGGTGGGCACAATCGCTGAGCCCATAGGGAATCAAGGAGGGAGGAGCAAAAGGAGGGGAATACATCTCAGGGACCAATGGGGATAAGGGGGTGGAGAGGGCAGGTCACATGGGCCAATGGGGCATCATACACTAGGGGAATTCCAGAGGGGCGGAACTTGCAGGGGAGGGGGTTTACAGGAGACTGACAGGGAAGGGTCCAGAACAGGGGCAGAGTTTACAGTGATGGATAGGGAAGGCGCTGGAATACAGGGTGGGGATTATAATGATTGAAGGGTAAAAGGGGAGGGATATAAACTGGGAATAATCCAGCTTGGGGAAATATAACATACAGGGGGTGAACTGGAACAGACCATCCaaaaagctgtgaaataaaAGGGCACTGCAACAGCGCTCGATAAAGAGGGATGCAGGACACGGTTTATGGTGCAAAAAGAAAGGATTGCTCCTGTGTTGTTTTTAAAGGGTCTTTTAATAGGCCTTTTTATAGGGTTTTTTAAGAATATCCCCTGTCTATCCCCAATTGGTAAGTAACAAGTTCTTACCTTGTATTGATTGGTCACTCAAAGCCCCAGTGTGTAAGTGCAGGAAAAGTTGTTTGTGAgagatagttttcatttttctatctaaGAGTGAAAAAACAGTTTATATGGGTGCTGGTGTTTATCACAGTCCTAGAGCTCTTTTTCAGGGAAAGtaggtttttttccacagaccTGGAGCTCTTTCTCAGGAAAAACAAGTTGTTTTTCACTGCTCCAGAACTCTGTTCTCCTGAACCTCCTGTCAGCTTTCTCATGGCTTCTGTTGGCTCAGGTCAGGATTCAGTTTGTCAGCCTTTGGCCTGCTGTTTCACCACCACAGAAAACATCATTACtgtcccccccaaaaaaaagcagctgagatGCAGCTCACTTCCTTCTAGAAGGTGAAAAGGGATGCAGGTGCCTGGAGGCCCAGGAGAGAAATTGACGGAGTCGACGGGAGACAAGCACATCCGATGATGATCCacaagtctcaatttattgatttaacatgcGTGTTCTTATAACAGTGATAAtaaggctcatacatattgcaaaactaaagctcactATTGGTTCGCTATAAAAGGTCAGCTCAACTTTTGCTATCAGATACTCAGGATGCttatgttttctcccctcagatactcaggatgcttatgttttctcccctcattagcTAGTCTCTACTTCTGCATCCCGTTATCGTATaacttcctgctcaaggacactCTGCCCCTGCCAAAGGCCCCCCATCAGAGGTCCAttgctttaccagctgtattttatcatgtcccttctcttcaagccacgtctccacaaaactctccacacttCCCCCGTTTTCTTTTTGAGCAAGTAGGTTTGTCTGCCAGGTTTTTTCTATCATTTGACTGACCATATTctgaatgcaattaaaaatacaaggcaaaataagcaaaagcaTCAAAACTACACCCAGTATCCCTATAGCATATATTACAAGGTTTGATTATCTATCAGACCACAAAACTCTTTGGGAGACCACACAGGCAGGCCTACTAAGCATGTTCGAAAGGGGTTAGTAACTCTTCTTAAGCTAAAACAAAGCGATGATTGATTAGTTTGATTAGCAAGCGTTATCTATATATTGTCTCTTGGCTGATTAAAGCGCGTTACTCCTACTACCCCAGCTATCACAGCACTaagcaacacaacaaaaataagcttcatttttctctcttatttttcttcttttttttttttaatcttcagtGTCCCTAACCGTTGTAATTTTAGATCCTGTAATTTTCTTAAGCATTGATCCAATTCTTCATCGGGATCTCCCTTAATGGGCCCTACTACAGAGTGCTGTGTTAAGGGCACCAACTTTCTACACCTTGCAGATGCAATATAGGACCTACTTTGAGCTTTAACCCTTTTTACAATATGATTTAATTCCCACCGATAATAAGCCAAAATCTTTTGTTCAGGCGCTTCAAAAAGATGTAAAGCCGAACCTATGTCCAATCTTGTTTgttccctcagctccctttgcCAGCTATCAAAACGATGGTCATACCAGCACGTACCGCACCACAATTGCCGGATCAAGGACTGCTCTATCCAAAAGGTCTTACAGCAGCCCCCACAATACAATGCCACCCAAGCAGCACAACATAAACAATTACAATCAAGACAGTTCTGGCCCGCTGGGCCCCTTATGTAAAAAGATGACAGTGATTCAATAGTTTCAGTCAGCTCCTTAGTAGTCTGGCAGTGTGTCACAGCTCTGTCGATCGCCTTCGAGTGTCCCTTCAGCTGTATCAGTAGTGGCCGTAGGATCactggcagcttctcctctAGCCGCTTCTTGTCCACTTCTGTCAGATTGCCCACCGACCGCTGCATTGAGAACAGGTTTAGTCCACTTTGCGGgtacccacacagctcctgtatTGTGTGTATTCGAGTGGCATTTCTGGCACCAGATCCCTGTTGCTCGGCATTCCCGACACATGTGACTCATGCCTCCACATCGGTAACATCCCATCTGATTTCCTGTCGGAGTCGGGGTAAGCGCAGCTGACGCTTGAAGGGGTGCAAGGGCAGCTAACACCTGATTCTGAGAAGCCTTTGCTTGTTCTTGTAACCCTAATCCCAGCTGATTGATAGCATCTACCAGACAGACTTGTGATCCTACCGGCATCTGTGCCATTCTTCCTAGTGCTTCTTCTATGGTCCAGTTTGCACCTAGTGTATTAATTACACTCCTTGTAGCTGAATTACAATTCTGAAGAGCACATTGTTTCAACAAAGCTCCTCTCATATACTCGGGTACCCCTGCCTTCTCAATcgcagcagcagctttatctATAAATGAACCGAACGATTCCTCCCGGCCCTGCTTAATTCCCATATACACAGGTACTCCTCCCGGTTCCTTCACTCTATCTATTGCTAATCTAACCAACCTCATTGCCTCTCGGCACTTGTCCGGTCCAATCAGAGCCTGTTCTTCAGTGCGAAGAAATGCTCCTAAACCCATAAGCTCATCCACAGTCACCCCATGGAGAGGGTCTCCTGGCTGCCGCTGTATCGCTACACACTCATTAACAAGCGCCTGCCAATGTGCATTAAATAAAAGTTGTTGATGCTGAGTGAAAATCAACTTCACTATCCCTCTGCAATCAGCAGGCAAAAGTACCTGAGTATTCCAAACATAATCCAACATCTGTGTTGCTGGTTCACTAGTTACCCCAAACTGACTAACAGTAGATCGCAATTGTGATAGCAATTTCCAATCGAGAGCAGTGACTGCTGCTAGTAATCCTccaccagcctgtgcctggaagGTCACCGGGCATGCTAGCTGGGTTGCCGCACTAACTGCACCGTCATCCCCTCTCTCCAAGCCATCTTTCGCCAGCGCAGCCCAAGCCTCCCTTCGCTCCCTGGCAATGGCCTCCGCTAGGTTGCTTTCCGCCCCAGGGATCGGCTCATTACCCTGCGGGAATTCAGCAGTGGGTGGCCTCGGCCGTGGCCCCTGCTCTTCGGGGGGTGCAGAAGGCTCACAAGCAACCTCAGGACCAGCTCTGGTAGAAGGCGATGGTGGAGGCGGCAGGACCACCTTTGTGAACACAGGGGGTAAAGGAGTGGTCTGATCCTGATCACTCCCATAACTCCTATTCTTGGTGTGAGCGGCAGatgcctgctcagctgctttattttctgcctGATGCTGCAGAAGCTCATTGTATACCACCCTCCAAAGCTTTCCCAACTTTCTAGCCGTCTTATCGTCCTCTAATGTAGCCTCCCAtaataaatccccaaattttcgCCACTCTGTCAACTCATGTACAGTATGAGGATTTGCAAAAACTCCCTTGGCATACCCATATGCTAAAAGCCCCGGTAACTCCTTTTGTAAATCTATCTCCTTAACCTGCCGCTTTTGTAAAAAAGCGGTAAATAAATCATATGCTGCTTGCCTTTCCATACCTAATTCATCAGTGCTGTTGCAGCCCCTCAAGGTCTCGGCAGCACGTATCGGCCAGGCTCGTCTGTACGGACACCCAGGGCACGGCGCGTCTTAACTCTTCTTTTTCGCGCTTTTTTGCCATCCCGGCTGCTTCGGGACCCAACCCGGTCGTCGCTCGTCCGTGGTGTCTGGCAAGGATCACGTCGTAGGGGTCACCATTTGACGGAGTCGACGGGAGACAAGCACATCCgatgatgatcaacaagtctcaatttattgatttaacatgcGTGTTCTTATAACAGTGATAAtaaggctcatacatattgcaaaactaaagctcactATTGGTTCGCTATAAAAGGTCAGCTCAACTTTTGCTATCAGATACTCAGGATGCttatgttttctcccctcagcTACTCAGGATGCttatgttttctcccctcattagctagtctctgcttctgcatcccgTTATCGTATaacttcctgctcaaggacactCTGCCCCTGCCAAAGGCCCCCCATCAGAGGTCCAttgctttaccagctgtattttatcatgtcccttctcttcaagccacatctccacaaaactctccacaagAAATGGCAGTATTGAAAATGTGAGAAGCAATGTTTTATCCATTGAGGCAGTGCCTGACCTCAAGGAAGACTTTTCCTACCAATCAAGACTTTCTTAGGGAACACCCTGCTTCAATATCAATTAGAAAATAATGTTATATTGCCTCttatgaaaagaaaactaaTGAGAGAAAATCTTgaaagtagggaaaaaaatcatttgaggTAATTGCTCATTGAAATCTTTTTTATTAATTCCACTCCTGACAAAATTAATTCTTGAAGACAATTCTGGTAGAGGTGCAGCTCCTTTGGGCTTTGTGAACTCTGAGGAGCCCCATGGGAGATTTGTTGCCACCTCCATGAGCCTCAGTTCCTCAAAGAAGATGTCACAAATgtccaagaaaaggaaatgcaaagcaAAGGCAGAACACACCTTCCAGGGCCCAAGATAATATTCTCCTCCCCACTGGATTTTTGCCCTGCTCAGATGGGACTGTCCGAGGGTGAAGGAGACTTCCTGAGCAATCCTTTGCTTTCCGGGCACTGATCAGCTGGATGCCCAGGGAGGCTCtctggaacagaggctgggcagagttcaaggaataaagtagggatttattaaaaggccttcaaaggattcACCTTGAGCAGTGCAAGAGCCCAGATGAGGCTACACTCAAAATGGATGACCAGTCAAGAGTTTTCACACTCTTACAATGTTTGGTCCATTTAAATATTagggttaattgtccaattacagcctCAGGttatgcagtcccatcctcccagtttGCTCTGCTCAGTTCGCTGTTGTTTGCACTTTtggggcctgaagctgcaaccgtgtccttggttctggggctggaagaggattgttttgtctgactaCACTGTGAAGAAAACTTGCTAACACTCTGTATGAAGTCCAGAGTTACAGACTAATGCAGCagagaatctggaaaatataacAGCTAAAACTGAAGGCATCAGCCTGTTCCATGttcccttggttccatggggacccacagtgtcacaatggctcctCCGTGACACTACaggctccacagtgtcaccctgtgccctcagTTCCATGGCAGTTTCACAATGGTCTTCTTTGATTCCATAAGGTCCCCATGGTGTCACAATGGCCGCTTGtttccatgaggttccatagTGTCACCATGGTGTCCTTGGACCAGCCTGGTCACAACTGAcccatggttccatgaggttctgtagTGTCACTGTGGTGTCCTTGGACCTGCATTGTCACAACTGAcccatggttccatgaggtgccccagtgtcactgtggtaTCCTTGGACCCACCTGGTCACAACTGACtcatggttccatgaggttccctGGTGTCACCATAGTCACTGTCAGAGGCTGGATGAGATCAATGTCCTGAGACACCGTGAGATGAGCTGTCAATCAGTCACAGAGTGGGGACAGCGCTAACCCAGCCCTGATTGCCTGAGCGATCAGAAATCCCACCTGGGGGGAAGCCCACAAAGGCCTGGGGGCTTAAAAACACGGAGCACAAGGTCAGCCCCTGGTATGgactctgccttctcctggggttTGTGTCTCACCCACACCGGAACCCTAGGAACTGATAGTCATATGCATGTCTTTCTAGAgagcttctgtctttctgtctctctctctttcttctcctaaTGCTCTTTATATGGAACATTTTTGGGTACCACAACAGCTTACGTGTTTAAAGGTTTCTAGGTTAAATGAGCTAAGTTAATGAAGTTATTGCTATGATAAGGGTTTTATATGTAATTGGATGTTGCATTAAATCCTCCTTCAAAGTTTCTTGGTTTTTTGTACTTTGCCAGtaaaattttgtgtcattttggcTGCTTGAGAATATCTGGCTGGTGTTTCTCCTGTGCACCAAACTCGAGTAAAGGAGCCTTTGGTTACCTCCAGCATGGCAGTGTTCTGGGCTCTTACACCCTACAGGCTCACAAGGGCATCTTGTTTccacactggccccttggttccatgggccCCAACAGTGCCACAATGATCCCCTCAGTTCCACAACTTCCCACAGTGTTGCAGAGAATACATTGTTTAAGGAGTTAATAAAAAGTTCCAATGATAGTTATAGAGTGTTTGTTTAATGTTTTATGGTTATGTAAAGTGCCAATGTTAGTTATTAATTGTTTGTTAAAGGTTTTATAATTATGTATATCCCCTTACCGTCGGGTATtaccctggctgctcccactcTCATCTAAAATGGTGAACCACTCAAGACCATAAAGAAGATGATTACGTCACCTAATAAGGAAATATGAAACTCCCATAAGACTTAGCAGAAAAGGATTACATAACAAAAACCCCTAGAACAACAAACCACCATGCAAATAAAGAATCAAAATAACACCTCTAAACAGAGGGAACATAAGACAATATCAAAGACCCTGGTCAGAACTTTTTGCCTTCGTCACCCCAACCAGAGCAGGCCAAAAGCAGTATAAAGATTATGAACCTGAAACCAACAGGCGTCTACTCAGAGACTCTCGTGAGGAAAGAAGACCCAGCTCTGCCGGATGACAGAGCTGACATCCTCCTTCTCCACGCCGTCTCGGGAGGAGTGGTGGTGTGCGCACACCCCCATGGGTCCCCTACCTAGACTGTTTCCAGTAAAGCTGAAACCACTAAAGAGCTGGTCATGTGCCATTCATAACAGTCTTGGGCACTCGTCCGGGATAGGCCACACCCGGAGAGAGGACTGAGGGGCTCCGGGATATCTGGCCCTATCTGGACCagtcagcagcagccaaggagcCGAGGACCAAACAGTGTGGAGGAGCATCGGTAAGGAAATCTGGTGGCAGGAGTAGGAGGCACGCAAAAGAAGTGTGTGTGAGACAGGCCAGGCAGCTCGGACCCCCAAAGCCTTGTGGACCTCCCAGTACCGCGGTTCCGGACTCCTGCGAGGGGACTGGCCAGAAACTGAGGGAAGCAAGAGAAGCCTGAGTAAGTGAGACACCTCCCAGGGGGATAAGGTGGCCGCCCCCCATGTGTGCGGAGGAATAGAAATGTGACTGGCACACAAGGGGTAGGCCTTCCCCCTTTAGGCTTGGTAGGTGGCCCTCAGGGCGTGCTGGGGGTGGTAGATGAATTGGTGAGTTGGCACGCAAATCCCAAACGGAGCCCCAGGAGCGTGGAGGATCAGGGTAGTGTGAGTCAC is a window encoding:
- the LOC132334783 gene encoding uncharacterized protein LOC132334783 isoform X2; protein product: MKVAVLSVALLFSILLCPPAKAKGLRMPLDRCPPPKMPGPPRGPLPNQGSWSESGAGPVPQVLLTCCSLRQRCPERQEDEGGCAQRGPALLHPAVPPGPSQAQTDLLGGREFPSLCRCPAPWSCVPPQPHKVQSRPSLCSPFQALLEGTQDDLRELDLDNVVVLETPAGVRPSPFMATTAQAIPVCPSTAQCTPPDSPDNAFPQGSSPGKPFPRAPAAFPSRSPQEPLDEPGCSPCPSCASWPGAQCFWAGAQQSCTPLLPQSLPLAPPLLCPASQSSPVPPVCL
- the LOC132334783 gene encoding uncharacterized protein LOC132334783 isoform X12, producing MKVAVLSVALLFSILLCPPAKAKGLRMPLDRCPPPKMPGPPRGPLPNQGSWSESGAGPVPQLKQISLEAVNSHPSAGALLPGAVSPHSPTRSSPDPAFVLLSRHSWKEPKMTSESPLWLKCCVLFCSRSAWLPLWMPRVGRTSVLFPLQWHEEMIIPGRTL
- the LOC132334783 gene encoding uncharacterized protein LOC132334783 isoform X19, translating into MKVAVLSVALLFSILLCPPAQAKGLRMPLDRCPPPKMPGPPRGPLPNQGSWSESGAGPVPQVGWTLHQRRALLEGTQDDLREPPVAKVLRALLQQKRLAASLDA
- the LOC132334783 gene encoding uncharacterized protein LOC132334783 isoform X3 — protein: MKVAVLSVALLFSILLCPPAQAKGLRMPLDRCPPPKMPGPPRGPLPNQGSWSESGAGPVPQVGWTLHQRRALLEGTQDDLRELDLDNVVVLETPAGVRPSPFMATTAQAIPVCPSTAQCTPPDSPDNAFPQGSSPGKPFPRAPAAFPSRSPQEPLDEPGCSPCPSCASWPGAQCFWAGAQQSCTPLLPQSLPLAPPLLCPASQSSPVPPVCL
- the LOC132334783 gene encoding uncharacterized protein LOC132334783 isoform X17, whose amino-acid sequence is MKVAVLSVALLFSILLCPPAQAKGLRMPLDRCPPPKMPGPPRGPLPNQGSWSESGAGPVPQLKQISLEAVNSHPSAGALLPGAVSPHSPTRSSPDPAFVLLSRHSWKEPKMTSESWI
- the LOC132334783 gene encoding uncharacterized protein LOC132334783 isoform X1, with the protein product MKVAVLSVALLFSILLCPPAQAKGLRMPLDRCPPPKMPGPPRGPLPNQGSWSESGAGPVPQVLLTCCSLRQRCPERQEDEGGCAQRGPALLHPAVPPGPSQAQTDLLGGREFPSLCRCPAPWSCVPPQPHKVQSRPSLCSPFQALLEGTQDDLRELDLDNVVVLETPAGVRPSPFMATTAQAIPVCPSTAQCTPPDSPDNAFPQGSSPGKPFPRAPAAFPSRSPQEPLDEPGCSPCPSCASWPGAQCFWAGAQQSCTPLLPQSLPLAPPLLCPASQSSPVPPVCL
- the LOC132334783 gene encoding uncharacterized protein LOC132334783 isoform X4, encoding MKVAVLSVALLFSILLCPPAQAKGLRMPLDRCPPPKMPGPPRGPLPNQGSWSESGAGPVPQALLEGTQDDLRELDLDNVVVLETPAGVRPSPFMATTAQAIPVCPSTAQCTPPDSPDNAFPQGSSPGKPFPRAPAAFPSRSPQEPLDEPGCSPCPSCASWPGAQCFWAGAQQSCTPLLPQSLPLAPPLLCPASQSSPVPPVCL
- the LOC132334783 gene encoding uncharacterized protein LOC132334783 isoform X20, whose product is MKVAVLSVALLFSILLCPPAQAKGLRMPLDRCPPPKMPGPPRGPLPNQGSWSESGAGPVPQALLEGTQDDLREPPVAKVLRALLQQKRLAASLDA
- the LOC132334783 gene encoding uncharacterized protein LOC132334783 isoform X5; this translates as MKVAVLSVALLFSILLCPPAKAKGLRMPLDRCPPPKMPGPPRGPLPNQGSWSESGAGPVPQALLEGTQDDLRELDLDNVVVLETPAGVRPSPFMATTAQAIPVCPSTAQCTPPDSPDNAFPQGSSPGKPFPRAPAAFPSRSPQEPLDEPGCSPCPSCASWPGAQCFWAGAQQSCTPLLPQSLPLAPPLLCPASQSSPVPPVCL
- the LOC132334783 gene encoding uncharacterized protein LOC132334783 isoform X13 — its product is MKVAVLSVALLFSILLCPPAQAKGLRMPLDRCPPPKMPGPPRGPLPNQGSWSESGAGPVPQLKQISLEAVNSHPSAGALLPGAVSPHSPTRSSPDPAFVLLSRHSWKEPKMTSESPLWLKCCVLFCSRSAWLPLWMPRLEGPVSFFLSSGMRR
- the LOC132334783 gene encoding uncharacterized protein LOC132334783 isoform X14, which codes for MDSAPAQASGSAAQSDRKMKVAVLSVALLFSILLCPLAQAKLKQISLEAVNSHPSAGALLPGAVSPHSPTRSSPDPAFVLLSRHSWKEPKMTSESPLWLKCCVLFCSRSAWLPLWMPRVGRTSVLFPLQWHEEMIIPGRTL
- the LOC132334783 gene encoding uncharacterized protein LOC132334783 isoform X24, producing MDSAPAQASGSAAQSDRKMKVAVLSVALLFSILLCPLAQAKALLEGTQDDLREPPVAKVLRALLQQKRLAASLDA
- the LOC132334783 gene encoding uncharacterized protein LOC132334783 isoform X6, with product MDSAPAQASGSAAQSDRKMKVAVLSVALLFSILLCPLAQAKALLEGTQDDLRELDLDNVVVLETPAGVRPSPFMATTAQAIPVCPSTAQCTPPDSPDNAFPQGSSPGKPFPRAPAAFPSRSPQEPLDEPGCSPCPSCASWPGAQCFWAGAQQSCTPLLPQSLPLAPPLLCPASQSSPVPPVCL